A stretch of the Thiocystis violascens DSM 198 genome encodes the following:
- the eno gene encoding phosphopyruvate hydratase, whose product MSEIVDVRAREVLDSRGNPTVEADVITADGAIGRAIVPSGASTGSREALELRDGDKSRYLGKGVLIAVANIEGELREAVLGMDAADQKAVDQTMIDLDGTDNKRRLGANALLGVSLATAHAAAQEKALPLFRSLSAGPYRLPVPMMNIINGGSHADNSVDFQEFMILPVGAPSIREAVRYGAEVFHALKAVLHGRGLGTAVGDEGGFAPDLSSNEAAIEAILEAIGKAGFKVGSDIYLGMDVAASEFYKDGRYHLQGEGRTLDADGMIDLLAGWVSQYPILSIEDGLAEGDWDGWKRLTERLGDKVQIVGDDLFVTNTKILQEGIDKNIANSILIKVNQIGTLTETMEAIAMAHNAGYTSVVSHRSGETEDTTIADLVVAAGTGQIKTGSLSRSDRVAKYNQLMRIEDQLGDEAIYAGRAAFRWL is encoded by the coding sequence ATGTCCGAAATCGTCGATGTCCGCGCCCGTGAGGTGCTGGATTCTCGCGGCAATCCGACCGTCGAGGCCGATGTCATCACCGCCGATGGCGCCATCGGTCGCGCGATCGTCCCGTCCGGCGCGTCCACCGGCTCGCGCGAGGCGCTGGAACTGCGCGATGGCGACAAGTCCCGCTATCTCGGCAAGGGTGTCCTGATCGCGGTCGCCAATATCGAAGGCGAATTGCGCGAGGCCGTGCTCGGCATGGATGCGGCCGATCAGAAGGCGGTCGATCAGACGATGATCGATCTCGACGGGACCGACAACAAGCGCCGGCTCGGCGCCAATGCGCTGCTCGGCGTCTCGTTGGCAACGGCCCACGCGGCGGCGCAGGAAAAGGCGCTGCCACTGTTCAGATCGCTGTCCGCCGGTCCCTACCGTCTGCCGGTCCCGATGATGAACATCATCAATGGCGGCAGCCACGCCGATAACAGCGTGGACTTCCAGGAGTTCATGATCCTGCCGGTCGGCGCTCCGAGCATCCGCGAGGCGGTGCGTTATGGCGCGGAGGTCTTTCATGCCCTGAAGGCGGTTCTGCATGGCCGCGGTCTGGGCACGGCGGTCGGCGACGAGGGCGGTTTTGCCCCCGATCTGTCCTCCAACGAGGCCGCCATCGAGGCGATCCTGGAAGCCATTGGCAAGGCCGGTTTCAAGGTCGGTTCCGACATCTATCTCGGGATGGACGTGGCGGCGTCCGAGTTCTACAAGGACGGGCGCTATCATCTCCAGGGCGAGGGCCGCACGCTCGACGCTGACGGCATGATCGACCTGCTCGCTGGCTGGGTGTCGCAATATCCCATCCTCTCGATCGAGGACGGTCTCGCCGAGGGCGATTGGGACGGCTGGAAGCGTCTGACCGAGCGTCTTGGCGACAAGGTCCAGATCGTCGGCGACGACCTCTTCGTCACCAATACCAAGATCCTGCAGGAAGGCATCGACAAGAATATCGCCAACTCCATCCTCATCAAGGTCAACCAGATCGGCACCCTCACCGAGACGATGGAAGCCATCGCCATGGCCCACAACGCCGGCTATACCTCGGTGGTATCGCATCGCTCCGGCGAGACCGAGGACACCACCATCGCCGATCTGGTGGTCGCGGCGGGCACCGGTCAGATCAAGACCGGTTCGCTGTCGCGTTCCGACCGGGTCGCGAAGTACAACCAACTGATGCGCATCGAGGATCAGTTGGGCGACGAGGCGATCTACGCGGGCCGCGCGGCCTTCAGGTGGCTCTGA
- a CDS encoding restriction endonuclease → MARKSKAEFTKWFGPLLDALRDLGDSGRPREVYDRIAKNLNLPDRILDDTLKSGTSRFHNQVAWARQYLVWDGLLDSSKHGTWTLTEKGRNASISEETAHEIFRKWVAIHAESRKQKRAEETNDALQEESFPEELVSEEILDLISTLRSLSPVGFEKVCRELLRESGFANVEITGGSADGGIDGRGTLEINPFVSFKVLFQCKRYAKGNLVSRAQVGDFRNAMIGRAEKGIIITTSSFTNAAIQEANREGAPQVELVDSVKLVEMFERVELGVKKRSVFDVDPAYFDRFKIG, encoded by the coding sequence ATGGCGCGTAAGTCAAAGGCTGAGTTCACTAAATGGTTCGGACCACTGCTTGATGCTCTTCGCGATCTTGGTGATTCTGGTCGTCCTCGGGAAGTCTATGATCGCATTGCCAAAAATTTGAATCTTCCAGATAGGATTCTTGACGATACGTTGAAGTCTGGAACTAGCCGATTCCATAACCAAGTCGCATGGGCGCGGCAGTACCTTGTTTGGGATGGTCTTCTCGATTCATCGAAGCATGGAACTTGGACACTCACAGAAAAAGGCCGAAATGCTTCCATCTCTGAAGAGACAGCACACGAGATATTTCGGAAGTGGGTGGCAATTCATGCAGAAAGCAGAAAGCAGAAGCGGGCTGAAGAAACAAACGATGCCCTACAGGAGGAATCTTTTCCCGAAGAACTGGTTTCCGAAGAGATTCTTGATCTTATTAGTACGCTACGGTCATTGAGTCCGGTTGGTTTTGAGAAAGTATGCCGGGAACTTCTTCGGGAATCTGGATTTGCAAATGTTGAGATCACCGGTGGCTCAGCCGATGGTGGGATTGATGGCCGCGGGACACTTGAAATAAATCCTTTCGTTAGCTTCAAAGTCCTTTTCCAGTGTAAGCGCTACGCCAAAGGGAATCTGGTGTCGCGTGCACAAGTTGGGGATTTCCGAAATGCCATGATCGGTCGTGCTGAAAAGGGCATCATTATCACCACGTCGTCGTTTACCAATGCTGCGATTCAAGAGGCCAATCGCGAAGGAGCGCCGCAGGTCGAATTAGTTGATAGCGTGAAGCTTGTGGAAATGTTTGAACGTGTTGAACTCGGAGTAAAGAAGCGGTCAGTCTTTGATGTTGATCCAGCATATTTTGACAGATTCAAAATTGGGTAG
- the dnaQ gene encoding DNA polymerase III subunit epsilon — protein MRQVVLDTETTGLDPREGHRIIEIGCVELIDRRLTRNSFHQYLQPDREIDAGAANVHGITNAFLADKPRFAEVAEDFLRYVEGAELIIHNAPFDVGFLDHELRRWRDGTPSIQDRCEVTDTLAMARRLHPGQRNGLDALCKRYSVDNSHRDLHGALLDAEILADVYLAMTGGQVAFHLGGDASDAGGRDPRTRHRGRIDPGRARLCVVRADETSCAAHAARLEAIQSASADGCLWLKAD, from the coding sequence ATGCGTCAGGTCGTCCTTGATACCGAGACCACGGGGCTGGACCCCAGGGAAGGGCACCGGATTATCGAAATTGGCTGCGTCGAGTTGATCGATCGCCGGCTCACACGCAATTCTTTCCACCAATATCTCCAGCCGGATCGCGAGATCGACGCCGGAGCGGCGAATGTCCACGGCATCACCAACGCCTTTCTCGCCGACAAGCCGCGCTTTGCCGAGGTCGCGGAGGATTTTCTGCGCTATGTCGAGGGCGCGGAGTTGATCATCCACAACGCCCCGTTCGATGTCGGGTTCCTGGATCACGAATTGCGGCGCTGGCGGGACGGGACGCCCAGTATTCAAGACCGGTGCGAGGTGACCGATACGCTCGCGATGGCGCGGCGGCTGCATCCGGGACAACGCAATGGACTGGACGCGCTCTGTAAGCGCTATTCAGTCGACAACTCGCACCGGGATCTGCATGGCGCGCTGCTCGACGCCGAGATCCTGGCGGATGTCTATCTCGCGATGACCGGCGGACAGGTCGCGTTCCACCTGGGTGGAGATGCATCCGACGCGGGGGGGCGTGATCCGCGCACTCGGCATCGCGGGCGGATCGATCCTGGGCGTGCGCGTCTGTGTGTGGTACGTGCGGATGAGACCAGTTGTGCCGCGCATGCGGCGCGGTTGGAGGCCATCCAGTCCGCAAGCGCGGACGGCTGTCTGTGGTTGAAGGCGGATTAG
- a CDS encoding LysM peptidoglycan-binding domain-containing protein: MPDARLLGRAACALVALALPLLNGCARQSDVTAFNEVDGAYSGMVSAREYGFVRPAEDVRVTGNSRSRAANRLPTGDVWSRVRSGMQLNLHADSRIDSTLERFRRDPRYLEKMSQQATPYLPTIVAEIERRGFPMELALLPHVESRYNPAATSPKAAGGMWQFMPYTAREMGLRMDNGYDERRDVVASTRAAMDYLDQLSRRFDGDWELAMAAYNCGPGRVEAALEANRRDGKPTDFWSLNLPNETRQYVPQILATARLVADSRKYGQRLPAIADRPRTEMLLTDKPMNLVKVATAAGVDFAEIQRLNPEIKSKWAGNKDVAQLMVPGGTGAKLSPAAAKSVRVMSMTVGADASRAAVRLHQRQPAVANVNLVDDKIHQVKNGETLAAIALRHGIERDNLAEWNGLSPREPLLPGQTLRIPKQEAQKETPNLITYWVRKGDSIETIARRYGVTVTEIQRWNKITDNRLKQGEKLRIYRS; encoded by the coding sequence ATGCCTGATGCCAGACTTTTGGGACGCGCCGCTTGTGCGCTCGTCGCCCTTGCCTTGCCGCTGCTGAACGGTTGCGCCAGGCAATCCGATGTCACCGCCTTCAACGAAGTCGATGGCGCCTATTCGGGCATGGTCTCCGCCCGCGAATATGGCTTCGTCAGACCCGCCGAGGATGTCCGCGTCACGGGAAACTCCAGGTCAAGGGCGGCAAACCGTCTCCCGACGGGAGATGTCTGGAGCCGGGTGCGCTCCGGCATGCAACTGAATCTGCACGCCGACTCCCGCATCGACTCCACGCTCGAACGTTTCCGCCGCGACCCCCGCTATCTGGAAAAAATGTCGCAACAGGCGACCCCCTATCTGCCGACCATCGTCGCCGAGATCGAGCGACGCGGGTTCCCCATGGAGTTGGCGCTGCTGCCCCATGTCGAAAGCCGCTATAACCCGGCCGCGACCTCCCCCAAGGCCGCTGGCGGCATGTGGCAGTTCATGCCTTACACCGCCCGCGAGATGGGGCTGCGCATGGATAACGGATACGACGAACGTCGCGATGTCGTCGCCTCGACGCGCGCCGCCATGGACTATCTGGATCAGCTCAGCCGGCGCTTCGATGGCGATTGGGAGTTGGCCATGGCCGCCTATAATTGCGGTCCCGGACGGGTCGAGGCTGCCCTGGAGGCCAACCGCCGCGACGGCAAACCGACCGATTTCTGGTCCTTGAATCTGCCGAACGAGACCAGGCAATACGTCCCGCAGATTCTCGCCACGGCTCGACTGGTCGCCGATTCGCGCAAATACGGACAGCGACTGCCCGCGATCGCCGATCGACCCCGCACCGAGATGCTGCTGACCGACAAACCCATGAATCTGGTCAAGGTCGCGACCGCCGCCGGCGTGGACTTCGCCGAGATCCAGCGCCTGAATCCCGAGATCAAATCGAAATGGGCGGGGAACAAAGACGTCGCCCAACTCATGGTCCCCGGCGGAACGGGCGCCAAACTCAGTCCCGCCGCGGCAAAATCGGTCAGGGTGATGTCGATGACGGTCGGGGCCGACGCCTCGCGAGCCGCTGTCCGTCTCCATCAAAGGCAGCCCGCCGTCGCGAACGTCAATCTCGTGGACGACAAGATCCACCAGGTCAAAAACGGCGAGACCCTGGCGGCGATCGCGCTGCGACATGGGATCGAACGAGACAATCTTGCCGAATGGAATGGCCTGTCGCCGCGCGAACCGCTGCTACCGGGGCAGACACTGCGCATCCCCAAACAGGAAGCCCAGAAGGAAACCCCGAACCTCATCACCTACTGGGTGCGCAAGGGCGACTCCATCGAGACCATCGCCCGCCGCTATGGCGTGACCGTCACGGAGATCCAACGCTGGAACAAGATCACCGACAATCGTCTGAAACAGGGCGAAAAATTGCGCATCTATCGGAGCTGA
- the fnr gene encoding fumarate/nitrate reduction transcriptional regulator Fnr, with translation MSQFKVISLESIRVACKNCTLTSLCLPMGLSPEDVERLDEIVKRARPLHRGDYLFREGDRFRALYVVKTGSVKTFAPSSEGGEQVLGFHLPGEIIGLDAIDKDVHACSAKVLETSAICEIPFTRLEDLTAITPSLQHQMYRLLSKEIGQDTDMLLLLGKKNAEERLAAFLLSLSQRLHKRGLSPSDFYLSMSRHEIGNYLGLAVETVSRLFTRFQEDGLMCVDRKHIQLLDLPALESLVGGSGQGRRQQQQQT, from the coding sequence ATGAGTCAATTCAAAGTCATTTCATTGGAATCCATTCGAGTCGCGTGCAAGAACTGTACGCTGACCTCGCTGTGTTTGCCCATGGGCCTGTCTCCGGAAGACGTGGAGCGTCTCGACGAAATCGTCAAACGCGCCCGACCCTTGCATCGCGGCGATTATCTGTTTCGCGAGGGCGACCGGTTCCGGGCGCTCTATGTCGTCAAGACCGGATCTGTCAAGACCTTCGCGCCGAGTTCCGAGGGCGGCGAGCAAGTCCTGGGTTTCCACCTGCCGGGCGAGATCATCGGCCTGGACGCCATCGACAAGGATGTACACGCCTGTTCCGCCAAGGTGCTCGAAACCTCCGCGATCTGCGAAATCCCCTTCACCAGACTCGAAGACCTGACCGCGATCACCCCCAGCCTTCAGCACCAGATGTACCGGCTGCTCAGCAAGGAGATCGGTCAGGATACCGACATGCTGCTTCTGCTTGGCAAGAAGAACGCGGAGGAGCGTCTGGCCGCGTTTCTGTTGAGCCTGTCCCAGCGCCTGCACAAGCGCGGTCTCTCGCCATCCGATTTCTATCTCAGCATGTCGCGCCACGAGATCGGCAACTATCTGGGACTCGCGGTCGAAACCGTCAGCCGCCTGTTCACGCGCTTCCAGGAAGACGGTCTGATGTGCGTGGACCGCAAGCATATCCAGTTGCTCGACCTGCCCGCCCTGGAATCCCTGGTGGGCGGCTCCGGACAGGGCCGGCGCCAGCAGCAACAGCAGACCTAA
- a CDS encoding CTP synthase has product MTKFIFITGGVVSSLGKGIASASLGALLEARGLRVTMIKLDPYINVDPGTMSPFQHGEVYVTDDGAETDLDLGHYERFLRTRMGRNNNFTTGQIYESVIRQERRGDYLGRTVQVIPHITDEIKQSIRLGAEGADIAMVEIGGTVGDIESLPFLEAIRQMRVEEGRENALFMHLTLVPYIRTAGEIKTKPTQHSVKELRSIGIQPDILLCRAEQDLPNDERRKIALFTNVPENAVISAVDADNIYRIPRLLHAQKLDELAVRQFQLDVPEADLSEWDRVLDGFDHPRHKVRVGMVGKYMHLTEAYKSLSEALAHAGVHTSTKVEILYLDAEEIEQRGTASLAGLDAILVPGGFGERGIEGKIAAAQYAREQRIPYLGICLGMQIAVIEYARHLAGLEGAHSTEFDRQTPHPVIAMITEWRDEKGKIETRAEGQDLGGSMRLGGQNCRLEPGSLARSVYGTPQARERHRHRYEFNNRYLNAMKDAGMRFSGWSLDNKLVEIIEIPDHPWFIACQFHPEFTSTPRDGHPLFCGFIRAALDQQERVGDSAA; this is encoded by the coding sequence ATGACTAAGTTTATTTTTATCACCGGCGGTGTCGTCTCGTCGCTGGGTAAAGGCATTGCCTCGGCATCGCTCGGCGCATTGCTCGAAGCCCGCGGACTGCGCGTGACGATGATCAAGCTCGATCCCTACATCAACGTCGATCCGGGCACCATGAGCCCGTTTCAGCACGGCGAGGTCTACGTGACCGACGACGGTGCCGAGACCGATCTGGATCTGGGCCACTACGAGCGCTTCCTGCGCACCCGCATGGGTCGCAACAACAACTTCACCACCGGCCAGATCTACGAAAGCGTTATCCGTCAGGAGCGTCGCGGCGATTATTTGGGGCGCACCGTGCAGGTGATTCCCCACATCACCGACGAGATCAAGCAAAGCATCCGGCTCGGCGCCGAGGGCGCCGACATCGCCATGGTCGAGATCGGCGGTACCGTGGGCGACATCGAATCGCTGCCCTTTCTGGAGGCGATCCGGCAGATGCGGGTGGAGGAGGGACGCGAGAACGCGCTCTTCATGCACCTGACCCTGGTGCCCTACATCCGCACTGCCGGCGAGATCAAGACCAAGCCGACCCAGCACTCGGTCAAGGAGCTGCGCTCGATCGGTATCCAGCCAGACATTCTGCTGTGTCGCGCCGAACAGGATCTGCCGAACGACGAGCGGCGCAAGATCGCGCTCTTCACCAACGTTCCCGAGAACGCCGTCATCTCCGCCGTGGATGCCGACAACATCTATCGCATCCCGCGCCTGCTGCACGCCCAGAAGCTCGACGAACTGGCGGTGCGCCAGTTTCAGCTCGACGTGCCCGAGGCCGATCTCAGCGAGTGGGATCGGGTGTTGGACGGTTTCGACCATCCGAGGCACAAGGTCCGCGTCGGCATGGTCGGCAAGTACATGCACCTCACCGAGGCTTACAAGTCGCTGTCCGAGGCGCTCGCCCATGCTGGCGTGCATACCAGCACCAAGGTCGAGATTCTCTACCTGGACGCCGAGGAGATCGAACAGCGGGGCACCGCCTCTCTCGCCGGACTGGATGCGATCCTGGTTCCTGGCGGGTTCGGCGAGCGCGGCATCGAAGGGAAGATCGCGGCTGCCCAATATGCACGCGAACAGCGCATCCCCTATCTCGGTATCTGTCTCGGGATGCAGATCGCCGTGATCGAATACGCCCGTCATCTCGCCGGACTGGAAGGCGCGCACAGCACCGAGTTCGACCGTCAGACCCCGCATCCGGTGATCGCCATGATCACCGAATGGCGCGACGAAAAAGGCAAGATCGAGACGCGCGCCGAAGGTCAGGATCTGGGCGGCTCCATGCGCCTCGGCGGTCAGAATTGCCGTCTCGAACCCGGCAGCCTGGCGCGTTCCGTCTATGGCACGCCCCAGGCACGCGAGCGCCACCGTCATCGTTATGAATTCAACAACCGCTATCTCAACGCCATGAAGGATGCCGGGATGCGCTTCTCCGGCTGGTCGCTGGATAACAAACTGGTCGAGATCATCGAGATTCCGGATCACCCCTGGTTCATCGCCTGTCAGTTCCACCCCGAGTTCACCTCGACCCCGCGCGATGGCCATCCGCTGTTTTGCGGCTTCATCCGCGCGGCGCTTGACCAGCAGGAACGGGTCGGGGATTCGGCCGCATGA
- the ispD gene encoding 2-C-methyl-D-erythritol 4-phosphate cytidylyltransferase → MNETPSLWAILPAAGVGRRMGSAIPKQYLDLAGRAVIDHALDLFIEDERISGVVVALDPADGYWESTAHAGHPKVMRAAGGAERCHSVLNALAALDGRAAEGDWVLVHDAARPCLRAADLDRLIDALLGDVVGGLLGIPVRDTMKRDNGAGRITSTVDRASLWHAYTPQMFRLGLLRHALHDALEANDLVTDDASAIERLGHAPRLIEGHADNLKITRAEDLPLAHFYLRQQGRIEAFDA, encoded by the coding sequence ATGAACGAAACCCCTTCGCTCTGGGCGATCCTGCCCGCCGCCGGCGTGGGACGGCGCATGGGAAGCGCTATCCCCAAGCAGTACCTTGACCTGGCCGGTCGGGCGGTAATCGATCATGCATTGGATCTGTTCATTGAGGACGAACGGATCAGTGGGGTCGTGGTTGCGCTCGATCCGGCGGATGGTTATTGGGAGAGCACCGCCCATGCCGGTCATCCCAAGGTGATGCGCGCGGCGGGTGGCGCGGAACGTTGCCATTCCGTCCTCAACGCGCTCGCGGCGCTTGATGGTCGCGCGGCGGAGGGCGATTGGGTGCTGGTCCACGATGCCGCGCGCCCCTGTCTGCGGGCCGCCGATCTCGATCGCCTGATCGACGCCCTGCTTGGGGATGTCGTGGGCGGTCTGCTCGGGATTCCGGTACGCGACACCATGAAGCGCGACAATGGCGCTGGGCGGATCACGTCCACCGTCGATCGGGCGAGTCTCTGGCATGCCTATACCCCCCAGATGTTTCGGCTCGGACTCTTGCGCCATGCACTGCATGACGCCCTGGAGGCGAACGATCTGGTCACCGACGACGCCTCCGCCATCGAGCGTCTGGGCCATGCCCCACGCCTGATCGAGGGGCACGCCGACAATCTCAAAATCACCCGGGCCGAGGATCTTCCGCTCGCCCATTTTTATCTGCGACAGCAGGGACGGATCGAAGCGTTCGATGCGTAG
- a CDS encoding type II toxin-antitoxin system HicB family antitoxin has protein sequence MMRYAVVIERAESNYSAYVPDLPGCIATGGTIEEVEAEIREAIAFHIEGMREDGIVIPEPTSKVEYIELAA, from the coding sequence ATGATGCGGTACGCGGTCGTGATCGAAAGAGCGGAAAGTAATTATTCGGCTTACGTCCCTGACCTTCCAGGTTGTATCGCCACAGGGGGTACCATTGAGGAAGTCGAGGCCGAAATTCGAGAGGCCATTGCTTTTCACATTGAAGGGATGCGTGAGGATGGAATCGTCATTCCGGAGCCAACCAGTAAAGTCGAGTATATCGAACTCGCGGCATAG
- the kdsA gene encoding 3-deoxy-8-phosphooctulonate synthase, whose product MMRLTHFEAGIDRPLFLIAGPCVIESETLAEETAGALKEMTDALGIPFIYKSSFDKANRSSVGSFRGPGLEEGLRILESVRARIGVPVLTDVHEDTPLNEVAAVVDVLQTPAFLCRQTNFIRAVASQGKPVNIKKGQFLAPWDMRHVVDKARSTGNQQVMVCERGVSFGYNNLVSDMRALAVMRETGCPVVFDATHSVQLPGGQGDRSGGQREFVPVLARAAVAAGVAGLFMETHPRPDEALSDGPNAWPLGRMRELLTTLIEIDRVVKAAGFAEA is encoded by the coding sequence ATGATGCGCCTGACCCATTTCGAGGCCGGGATCGACCGACCGCTGTTTCTGATCGCCGGACCCTGCGTGATCGAGAGCGAGACTCTGGCGGAAGAAACGGCAGGCGCGCTCAAGGAGATGACCGACGCGCTCGGCATCCCCTTCATCTACAAATCCTCGTTCGACAAGGCCAACCGTTCGTCGGTTGGCAGCTTTCGCGGGCCGGGTCTGGAGGAGGGGCTGCGGATTCTGGAGTCGGTGCGCGCGCGCATCGGCGTCCCGGTGCTGACCGATGTCCACGAGGACACGCCGCTCAACGAGGTCGCCGCCGTCGTCGACGTGCTCCAGACCCCGGCCTTTCTCTGTCGTCAGACCAACTTCATCCGCGCCGTCGCCAGTCAGGGCAAGCCGGTGAACATCAAAAAAGGCCAGTTTCTCGCGCCCTGGGACATGCGGCATGTGGTCGACAAGGCGCGTTCGACGGGCAATCAGCAGGTCATGGTCTGCGAGCGCGGGGTCTCCTTCGGCTACAACAACCTGGTCTCGGACATGCGCGCGCTGGCCGTGATGCGCGAGACCGGCTGTCCGGTGGTCTTCGACGCCACCCATTCGGTGCAATTGCCGGGAGGGCAGGGTGACCGTTCGGGCGGACAGCGCGAGTTCGTCCCCGTGCTGGCGCGCGCCGCCGTCGCCGCCGGAGTCGCCGGGCTGTTCATGGAGACCCATCCGCGCCCCGACGAGGCGCTGAGCGACGGGCCGAATGCCTGGCCGCTGGGACGGATGCGGGAGTTGCTGACGACGCTGATTGAGATTGATCGGGTGGTGAAGGCGGCCGGCTTTGCTGAAGCGTAA
- the rnhA gene encoding ribonuclease HI: MSESVQAFTDGACKGNPGPGGWGVLLRWGAAEKELCGGERETTNNRMELMAVIVALESLQGPTRIEITTDSQYVKRGVGEWMSNWKRNGWRTANRQPVKNRDLWERLDAALGGHEVLWRWVRGHTGHPENERADRLANQGVPGSGGRNASGRP, encoded by the coding sequence ATGTCTGAAAGTGTGCAAGCCTTTACCGACGGCGCCTGTAAGGGGAACCCCGGGCCGGGCGGCTGGGGCGTGCTGTTGCGTTGGGGCGCGGCCGAAAAGGAGCTGTGCGGCGGCGAGCGCGAAACGACCAATAACCGCATGGAACTGATGGCGGTCATCGTCGCGCTGGAGTCGTTACAAGGGCCAACCCGGATCGAGATCACCACCGACTCGCAGTACGTCAAGCGCGGGGTCGGCGAGTGGATGTCCAATTGGAAGCGCAACGGCTGGCGCACCGCCAACCGCCAACCGGTCAAGAACCGCGATCTCTGGGAACGGCTCGATGCCGCGCTCGGCGGTCACGAAGTCCTCTGGCGGTGGGTCAGGGGTCATACGGGACACCCCGAGAACGAGCGTGCCGACCGACTGGCCAATCAGGGCGTTCCCGGTTCGGGAGGACGGAATGCGTCAGGTCGTCCTTGA
- a CDS encoding type II toxin-antitoxin system HicA family toxin, which translates to MKVSEILRRLAQDGWVLVAQRGSHRQFKRPSKSGRVTVPGKPSDDLAPGTENSILKQAGLTR; encoded by the coding sequence TTGAAGGTTTCCGAGATTCTGCGGCGGCTTGCCCAAGATGGCTGGGTTCTGGTCGCCCAGCGCGGTAGTCACCGCCAGTTCAAGCGCCCATCCAAGTCAGGTCGGGTGACGGTGCCCGGAAAGCCGAGCGATGACCTTGCCCCTGGCACAGAGAACAGCATCCTCAAGCAGGCTGGATTGACGAGGTGA
- the ftsB gene encoding cell division protein FtsB, translating into MRWLIAVLIVLLGALQYRLWVGQGSLAELHSLKQEIAFQEAEIARLMARNQVLQAEVADLGEGQEALEERARSELGMIKAGEIFIQVIERPKPTAETAP; encoded by the coding sequence ATGCGTTGGTTGATCGCAGTGCTCATCGTCCTTCTGGGGGCGCTCCAGTACCGGCTCTGGGTCGGTCAGGGGAGTCTGGCGGAACTCCATTCGCTGAAGCAGGAAATTGCCTTCCAGGAGGCCGAGATCGCGCGTCTGATGGCGCGCAATCAGGTGCTTCAGGCGGAGGTCGCGGATCTTGGCGAGGGCCAGGAGGCGCTGGAGGAGCGTGCCCGCAGCGAACTCGGCATGATCAAGGCCGGCGAGATCTTCATCCAGGTCATCGAGCGACCCAAGCCCACCGCGGAGACCGCGCCATGA
- a CDS encoding class I SAM-dependent methyltransferase, translating to MTVSKRRTSPFNRLQDWYRSPLGRKVAGAESECVRRLLNQTFGYYLVQLGPTEIFREALDSSRIRHRVMLPPEQPSGQSGLEIVGLESQLPLASDSIDAILLPHTLDFADDPQAVLREVERVLIPDGRVIIVGFNAFSAWGLWGLLLSVTGRMPWCGRFRMPSQVEAWLADAGFAIEFCERILFCPPLRSAQGARCAPIESLGRRFWPVLSGGYVIRAVKRVATLTPLKPSWNRRHALLPGNAVRPTTRGRSHV from the coding sequence ATGACTGTTTCCAAACGCCGGACATCTCCATTCAATCGGCTTCAAGACTGGTATCGCTCGCCGCTGGGACGGAAAGTGGCGGGTGCCGAGAGCGAGTGTGTACGGCGTCTGCTCAATCAGACCTTTGGGTACTATCTGGTGCAGCTTGGTCCAACCGAAATTTTTCGCGAGGCGCTGGACTCAAGCCGTATCCGCCACCGGGTTATGCTCCCTCCCGAGCAGCCGTCCGGGCAGAGCGGGCTGGAGATCGTCGGTCTGGAGAGCCAGCTTCCGCTGGCGAGCGACAGCATCGACGCCATCCTTCTGCCGCATACGCTGGACTTCGCGGACGATCCACAGGCCGTTCTGCGCGAGGTCGAGCGGGTGCTGATCCCCGATGGGCGCGTGATCATCGTGGGCTTCAATGCGTTCAGTGCCTGGGGTCTCTGGGGATTGCTCTTGAGCGTCACTGGGCGGATGCCCTGGTGCGGTCGTTTCAGAATGCCGTCGCAAGTCGAGGCGTGGCTTGCCGACGCCGGGTTTGCCATCGAGTTTTGCGAACGCATCCTGTTCTGCCCGCCCTTGCGGAGCGCGCAGGGTGCGCGTTGCGCGCCGATCGAGTCGTTGGGGCGGCGCTTCTGGCCTGTGCTGAGTGGCGGCTACGTCATCCGGGCGGTCAAGCGGGTCGCCACCCTCACTCCTCTGAAACCATCCTGGAACCGGCGGCACGCCCTTTTGCCGGGCAATGCCGTGCGACCGACGACACGGGGTAGAAGTCATGTCTGA